From Halanaeroarchaeum sulfurireducens, a single genomic window includes:
- a CDS encoding DUF1611 domain-containing protein, with the protein MNLRDRFDVPAPAIVLAEGEFGEPGGKTANGVVMHSELFDAQAVVDTTTAGRTPSDVLGAPDAPDVPIVDSVGAALDAAPDATVLVIGVAPAGGDLPESWVAEIEAAIRAGCDVVSGLHVFLSERERWSDLADAHDARLFDVRKPPVADDLRVGDGSVDGVAADVVLTLGTDCAVGKRTTTFELYRAARDAGIDAGWVATGQTGIMVGAHEGVVVDRVPADFTAGVVEDLVSAAGAEHDLVFVEGQASLTHRAYSGVTLSILHGSWPDAVVLADDPDRTERTHFESFSVEGIETEVRLIEDLSDAEVVALSTWGDPDVEGQRYDIPVANVYHDDGPKELLSAVRSGLAD; encoded by the coding sequence ATGAATCTCCGAGATCGGTTCGACGTTCCCGCGCCAGCGATCGTCCTGGCCGAGGGGGAATTCGGCGAACCGGGCGGGAAAACCGCCAATGGCGTCGTCATGCACAGCGAACTCTTCGACGCCCAGGCGGTCGTCGACACCACGACCGCTGGGCGCACACCGTCGGACGTCCTGGGCGCACCGGACGCGCCGGACGTTCCCATCGTCGATTCCGTTGGGGCAGCCCTCGATGCCGCGCCGGACGCGACCGTGCTCGTCATCGGCGTCGCCCCCGCAGGCGGTGATCTCCCCGAATCGTGGGTGGCAGAGATCGAAGCGGCGATACGTGCCGGGTGTGACGTCGTCTCCGGACTCCACGTCTTTCTCTCCGAACGGGAACGCTGGAGCGACCTCGCCGACGCGCACGACGCCCGACTGTTCGACGTACGGAAACCGCCCGTTGCCGACGACCTCCGCGTCGGTGACGGCTCCGTCGACGGTGTTGCTGCCGATGTCGTCCTCACGCTGGGGACGGACTGCGCGGTCGGCAAACGGACGACCACCTTCGAACTGTACCGGGCCGCCCGCGACGCGGGCATCGACGCCGGTTGGGTCGCCACGGGTCAGACCGGGATCATGGTCGGTGCTCATGAGGGGGTCGTCGTGGACCGCGTTCCGGCGGATTTCACTGCGGGTGTCGTCGAAGATTTGGTATCGGCCGCCGGGGCGGAGCACGATCTGGTGTTCGTCGAGGGACAGGCGTCGCTGACCCATCGGGCGTATTCCGGTGTCACGCTCTCTATCCTCCACGGATCGTGGCCCGATGCGGTCGTCCTCGCCGACGATCCCGACCGCACCGAGCGAACTCACTTCGAGTCCTTTTCCGTCGAGGGGATCGAGACGGAGGTGCGACTGATCGAGGATCTCTCGGACGCCGAGGTCGTGGCCCTTTCGACGTGGGGCGATCCCGATGTCGAGGGGCAACGGTATGACATCCCCGTGGCGAACGTCTACCACGATGACGGGCCGAAGGAGCTTCTCAGTGCGGTT
- a CDS encoding CoA-transferase subunit beta produces MTDEDYTSMELLTTAASKALDDNSTAFVGTGMPMLAGQLAQETHAPNLTLIYEAGGIGPQAPELAITVGDERTFHRGIKAASMHDVMSHMQAGFIDFGFIGGAEIDKYGNLNSTVIGDWKNPTVRLPGSGGANDIGSLSHQTIISMRQNERKFVSDMDYVTTPGYLEGPGAREDVGLPRDTGPKSVITNLGVYGFDDETKEMELEMLHPGVDEEEVNENSGFEIHIGDYERTPEPTEEELHLIRDVLDPEGIIRE; encoded by the coding sequence ATGACAGATGAAGACTACACCTCGATGGAACTGCTCACGACCGCCGCTTCCAAGGCGCTCGATGACAACAGCACGGCCTTCGTCGGCACCGGTATGCCGATGCTCGCGGGCCAACTCGCCCAGGAGACCCACGCCCCGAACCTGACGCTCATCTACGAGGCAGGTGGCATCGGTCCGCAGGCGCCGGAACTGGCGATCACCGTCGGCGACGAGCGTACCTTCCACCGCGGTATCAAGGCCGCGTCGATGCACGACGTCATGTCCCACATGCAGGCCGGCTTCATCGACTTCGGCTTCATCGGCGGTGCCGAAATCGACAAGTACGGCAACCTCAACTCCACGGTCATCGGTGACTGGAAGAATCCGACGGTTCGCCTGCCGGGATCCGGCGGGGCGAACGACATCGGGTCGCTGTCCCACCAGACAATCATCTCGATGCGGCAGAACGAGCGCAAGTTCGTCTCCGACATGGACTACGTCACGACCCCCGGATACCTCGAGGGCCCGGGTGCTCGTGAGGACGTCGGTCTCCCCCGCGATACTGGCCCGAAGAGCGTCATCACGAACCTCGGCGTCTACGGGTTCGACGACGAGACCAAGGAGATGGAACTCGAGATGCTCCATCCCGGCGTCGACGAGGAGGAGGTCAACGAGAACAGCGGATTCGAAATCCACATCGGCGACTACGAGCGGACGCCGGAACCGACCGAGGAGGAGCTGCACCTGATTCGCGACGTGCTCGACCCCGAAGGCATTATCCGCGAGTAA